Genomic segment of Vitis riparia cultivar Riparia Gloire de Montpellier isolate 1030 chromosome 19, EGFV_Vit.rip_1.0, whole genome shotgun sequence:
GAAGTACAAAGTAAAACTTAGTTCCTCTTCCTATATATAATTTGAACAACCTGTAGATCATCTATTTGTAACGACTTGATCCTCTCAAACAAATTTGGTTGAACCTTAAGTTGAGCAAATAATACTCCAGACtataaaacttcaaattaaactaGTAGTCTATTCAATTCGAATAACATATATGGTTTTCTAACCCTTAAGGCTACTAAAGAACCAAAAGACTTCTTACTTAAAGCATTTACTACTATATTCACATCACCAAAATGATATAGAATAAAGCATTTATAGTTCTTGAGAAGTTCAAGCCACTTTCCCTATCTCatattcaattcttttttagCAAACAAATACTTTAGCCTTTTATAATTAGTGTAGATCTCACATGTCTCACcatacaaatagtgtctccaTATCTTAAGAGCAAAAATCACTATTGCTAAttccaaatcatgagtaggaTAGTTTCACTCATAAGGTTTCAGTTGCCTAAAAGCATAACTGATGACTTTCTCATCCTGCATGAGAACACAACCAAGCCCTTAATGTGAAACATCACTATAAATAACATAACCCATAGAACTTGAGGGGACTATTAACATTAGAGTAGTTACCAATCTATTCTTCAACTCTTGGAAGCTTTTCTCACAACCATTAGACCACAAAAATTTGACCCTCTTTTGAGTAAGCTTTGTTAAAGGTTCTTAGAGATTCCCTTTAAAATGTTTGTAATAACCAGCTAAACCTAGGGGACTCCTAACCAGAGTTACCGAGTTAGGCTTGCTCCAACTAAGTCTACCGATATTCCCTCCTTGGAGATTACATGGCTAAGAAATAAAACTCTATCCAaccaaaattcacattttttaagcttaaaaaagaaaaaaaaaaaaaaaaagttgatctAGGTTTAGgaagtaagaaaaataataataataataataattaatagtaGTACGATGaatgttttctctaatttaacCCTAGACAAAAACAAAGTCTTCATGAGTGTgagagtttttattattatttgaaagaaattaatatacaatacaattctaaaataaaaaatcagtatttagtttgaagaaaaattctATAGATTTAAGAAGTaaggtttccaagaaaaatataaagataaatacatttaaaaaaaatcattttagttGTTCAATAAAAGAATGTAGTGCAGAATGGATATTCGATGTGAATAAAATGtgaataataaaggaaaataggaaaaataaaatatgcaatgtataatagaaaaaaaaacattaattaggataattaaaatatatacattaattTAGTACTCAATAATGtatgaagaaataaagaataaattcttacatttaaatttaattattataagaatAAATTGGTACCAAGTGATATAAAATTTCTATTAGGTTAAAATAGGTTTATATtaataagatttattttatttttttaggtaaaTCCTAAGTTTAATCAACTTCCTTGATGAGTTCAACTTTTACCAGGTAAGGAATTATGAcccttaaatattttctaaattattatttttctaaaagggtaggaaaatattttactatatgaagaatattttatattgtgaaaaatattactaaattattatttttctaaaagggtaggaaaatattttactatatgaagaatattttatattgtgaaaaatattactaaattcttatttttctaaaagggtaggaaaatattttactatatgaagaatattttatattgtgaaaaatattactattattatatattctgATATCTGGCCCTAGTCAATAGGGGTTGTGTTGTTGACTCTCATTACTTAATCGTATGAGAATTGGAAAACCTAGTCAGTGGGGTAGTCACTAACCCTCATTACTTAAGTGTATGAGGATTGAAAAACCTAGTTAGTGGGATAATCACTAGTTTGATGGGACCATATGATTGGTTAGTCCCTTATGAATTGAAGGATCGTCTGTTTCTAAAGATCCCATTAGtttgggaaaataaattttttttatacctataTGTTTGAAGATTATATTGTGTCGTgtcactttctttttttatatataaaataaattgttagtATATTCCTTATTGAGCTAAAGCTTACTACTTTTGCTTTTCAAAACCCTTTTTAGGTTCCCCAAATGTAGATGGAAATGAGTGACATTGAATATTGGAGGGGTTCTTGTTAGTTAAGTTTATGGTAGGCCTTAAAGCCTTTGTTTGGGCATGATGATTTGGACCATGGGTTATGTTTTAATTATCAAGTTAATTTGATCAAAATTAGTATTTCATAATTATGTGAATCATGAGACTTCTATCTTAGAAAGATAATTTTAACTCTATGAACTCACTCTTAAGGGGAATGTAtgaattttgttctttttttattatttaatcatttttgaatattttaccTTTAGGTTGGACATCCAAAATTTACAAGGTTAGCCCTAGTCTCAGGACATAAGGTGTtacactatatatataatatgatttgaaataatgtaatttaaatatgatttgaaaTAGATTGTAATAATGTAATTCAAATAGGTCTAttataatagtaattttttttctttttttaatctttggaTCATAACATTTGATAAACCTTTTGGTTTTGGCcaaaatttaacatttaaaaaaataattattggtttttgttattaaatagaATTGAAACAAAATGGACATCATTGTTATTAAACTGAATTGAATGATttctttcaattaattcaacttttaataGATGAAAATTCATTACATGGATTCAATCGTATACACCCTAAAGTTGACAGCAAATTTATGGGAAGGATAAAAGGAATGAAggcttataattttatattttagtatagCATTCGACACAAGAAAAGTATTCAAGAACAaaagtgtttgttttttcaactTGCTTTCAAACCTTAagtagtttgtttttttttttactttttcttgatttattacttattttttaaaattttgattaaatagaaaaaataaaatatttgatttttttaatactaaaaatagtTAAACGTAATATCATAATTACAGGGAACctgttgaattttttattttatttttgttactttttaacacttaataaaaatacaatattaaaaaataaactaacttaatatttaacgtTATTGAGCAATTTGTAGTTTTAAATTCCATTTAGAATTAagtgaaagaaaacaaacattGCCTATGTTTCATAgtatgagtttaaaaaaaatttcaaactcatccctaacctatttatttaaatttcaatcctGTCTCATTGTCATCTCTACAAGTACATATTAAAACGTGGGTTCCacacaaataaattaatgtggTGGCTGTGTTGGAGACATACTTAGAATATGATATAATGGGAGTATGAGAATATGTACAAAACATAGAcgcatatatacatataaataaatgtaaCTTTGAAATCATAAGAAATTGGGTGCAGCATATAAAAACATATTGCTTTAAGAATGCTGGTGTGCTGAAAATAAAGTTTGGTGGGCTATGACTGCAATGCTTAGGATCGTAAGATATCATGCTTATGCTTTTGTGTGTGTTAATATAATGTCTAGTGACATATCTAAAAACCAAAGCACAATGTTTCATGTGCTGAGCATGCATTGTGCCTTTGTGATAACAGGTACTTTGATTACAAGATTACAGGATTTCTAATCTCAGTGCTTGCAACTTGGGGTGCAATATGTTTTTATATGCTGCCTATCATATAGAAGGCATAGAAAAGCAAGGACCTTATTTAACTTTGTACGGTACAATGCCTATCATAGAGTTGCCCTGCAATATCATCAGAATTcacccttttttccttttctatgtACAAACCTTTCCATCTTCAAAGATTTCCTCTATAGATCACATCCACACATTTTCATTCAGTTTTTTAGGCCCAAATTTGTATGTTCTGCTGGGATTGCAGTTGAAGTTATTGTCACCCCCAAAGCCATACTTGGTGCGGTACCCTGGGTAGTCCATAAAATTAAAGGGCTCTTCTTCTATAAGTCGAAGCCCAACTCTTGAGGCTAGAAATTCCAAATTCCACTCATAAAAGAAGCCATTGCTTTTGTGAGTAATGTGGATTTCTCCATCTATGTGAATCATCTTCTTAGCATTTTCTAAAAACAGCTGTACCAGCATTTGATTTCGCCTGCAACACGAAACAATGATATAGAAGGAAATTTTTCATGTAAGAATTAGGAATACAGGCTATACATAAACTCGATTGAAGAAGCTTTTCAAAGAAAGAATCTACCAACCGGATCTTATCTTCCCTTGATGCATTGGGAAAAAATCCAGCCAGCGGGAAGTTGTAGACAACTCGATCAAAACGCATGCAATTGAATGGGAAAACGTGTGCCATTTTGGTGGCATCAACATCATGCATGACCTTAGCTCCCAAGCTCCGTAGTGTATCGATGTTGGACAAGGCATGCCTATAGTTTGTGCTCAAAAACTCTGAAAATTGCAGTCAATTAAGGCCATAAGACAAACCCCAAATGGGTGCTGGGGCACATGCTAATCAAGGTTTACTCGGGACTAGAATGAGAAAAATACCCAAATCAACCAAAATCACGACATTCATGAGAAACACTCAAAGAAGATTACCAACTTATGATTCAGGATTTCTTATTTGTTACCTATAGAATCAAGAGAAGTAGCGGTTATGTTTGTAGCAGAAGCAAAAGCCACAGCCAAAGCCGCAGAGAATGAGAAGTCCCCTTCACCCACCAGCAATATTTTGTATTCACTGCTGTAGTGCTTTATCCATCTTACTCCAAGCTTTCCTTCCTCTAGGTCTTCTTCACAGCTGCTGTAGTCCCACCAATTTTTTCCTACCGCTCCTCTGGTTCGTTCTTCGTTTTCTTCAATTATGTCGTAATGGTGGAGCCGTGCAGAAACTTGCTTCTCATCACCTACAACTTGGACTTTAAATTTTGCAGGAATTAACAGATCCAATGCATCATCAGACCTGGAATTGCTGCGTGAGTCCAAGCTCAGTGGAAAACCCAGAGAGTTTCGCTGCGATGCACCATTGATGCCTGAGTTGCTGCTTGGGACAGAGCTCAGTGGAAGAGTCACTGGATTTGGCTGGAAATGGGATGCACCACTCACGCTAGAGTGGCTGCAGGAGCTAGAGAGTAGTGAAGGATGAGTCTGTATCTTTGGCTGAGCATGAGAAGTACCACTTGGCCTGGATAGGCCACACGAGTTGGAGCTGAGTGGCTGAGGAGCCTGCACTGGTTTTGGGTAAAAATAGGTTGTGCTGGATTGGCTGCATGAGCTAGAACTTAGCTGTTGGTGAGTCTCTAGTTTTGGTTGGACAGGGGATGATACAGTCGTGCTGGAGAGGCCACATGAGCTCAAGTTGAGTGGCTGATGAGTCTGCACTAGTTTTGGGTAAAAATGGGTTGTGCTGGATTGGCTGCATGAGCTAGAACTCAGTTGTTGGGGAGTCTCTAGTTTTGGCTGGACAGGGGATGATACAGTCGCGATAGAGAAGCCACATGAGCTCGAGTTTAGTTGATGATGAGTCTGTAGTGTTGGCTGAAGACGTGATGCACTACTTGTTTTGGAGTGGCTGAATGGGCTAGAGCTAGAGTTAGAGCTAGAGCTCACTGGAGGCGGAGGATGAGTCCGTAGATTTGTCTGCAATGCGTAGTCCCTATATGATTCTAAGCTCGGTGGAGAAGTAAATGGATTCGGTGGCAACGCAGGCCTTGAGCTTGAAGAATTGGTGTCTGAGGCAAATCTCGGCGGAGAAATCAGGGGTAGTTTTTCACTTGGCTTCTTTTTATCATCTTTTTCACCCCACAACCAGCGAATAATAACGGAGAGAATTTGACCCATTGAATCACCCGTCCcccccttctttttcttcttccttcatcAAGGAGCCTGTAAACATAGAAATGTCCCTTGTCATGAAAACCATGCGGGCGTCAGGGCGTGCACTGCAATGTCAATGGACTTGACACAGGTCCCACCAAcattgcatcaaattttccttcTCGGACAAGTAAGATAAGGAATGCCTCTGCCACATACTGTtgagaaataaaagaagataTTACCCACAAAGCCTATCATGTTTTCAGTGATGTAGGGTTGTGTGAGTCTTTCTCTGCCATATCAGACCGAGACATTAATAGTgggattctttttttctttgcaaaTCAATATGACTCAAATGCAACATTCATGTTGGAATACAAAGGGATTCAAATTGCCAACAAATGAACCAAAAATCATCTTCACAGCCAAATCTACAACTACTAAACATCTTTTCCCTGTAAAACTAGTAAAATTTTCATCCAGACATGTTGATTAACTATAGAAGAACAGGCTTCTGCATTCATCCCCATCTAAGTTCAGCATTTTAGCAGAAACCCATTATGAAAAAACAGAATGACAGAAAGGGTAAAAGGGCGCCAATATCAATACCATGCATGCAGATGAGCTTGTGGATGATGAGAGCTTTGTTGAGACCAGAGATCAAAGCTCCCAAATCAGAGTTTTCCCACCAAAGATCGGACGAGATCAAACACTAGTGATGCTTGGCTTGCAGGAGATCCATCAGTGTTGGGTGTGAGAGATGAGAGTTGTGCTGAGAGTGAAGGGAGAGCAATATCAGAAGGTAAAGAAGTTTATAATGATTCGTACGTCCAAAGACTTGGGTGGACTTGGCCATTTTTTATGCTACGTGGAGGCACTCTATTCGGATTAATAAAgtgataaaagaaaagaaaaaaaaaaaaggaaaaaagggaagTAAAGTCCATTTCATCAAAGCATTTGATACCCAAAGTGATAATAGGTTGATGATGATGCATGATAGGTGCACCGAACAGCATTTGATACCCAACACATGATCATTTCATCACAGCCCTTCGTTTAGTTTGGACTCTGTGATGATCATACCCTCATAACCTCACGAATCATAAAAATGCAGTGAAATGGGAGTGTATAAAGCAAAATAAGAtgtactaaaattattttaattgaggATTCTAATTGAACTCAAAAacctttcaaaagaaaaataagcttTTTTGTCATAACTTATATTCAGTAGAAATTGAAATGTCCAACAGCAACCCAAGAACCAGTACATAAAAGGCAAATGCTTTATCATTTGCAATGAAGCACCTTTTCTTCAAAGAATACTTAATGGTTAAGAAGTTGGAACATAGAGTCCCAAAATGATAGATGAGTTTGAATGCACCTTTTCTTTTTGGCTGAGACGAAGTAAGCCGACCCATTGCAACCCTCAGCCCTAAGAATACTAGTGTCACAAACTCAGGACGGCCAATGGTTACTTTGAGTAAAGAAGAGCTTTTTTGTGGACCTGATCGACATGATATGACCACCAACATTAAGTTCATTTTTCAAACACTAGTGATGCTTGGCTTGCAAGAGATCCATCAGTGTTGGGTGTGAGAGATGAGAGTTGTGCTGAGAGTGAAGGGGGAGCGATATCAGAAGGTAAAGAAGTTTCCCATGATTCGTACGTCCAAAGACTTGGATGGACTTGGCCATTTTTATGCTACGTGGAGGCACTCTATTCGGATTAATAaagtgataaaagaaaaaaattaggaaagaaGTCTCTTTCATCAAAGAATTTGATACCCAAACTAATGGAAGTAATTAAAATAGATTGACGATGATGATGGCTGCACCAAACAGCATTTGATACCCAACCCACCAATCATAAAATTCAGTGACATGGGAGTGCATAAAGCAAAATAAGgtatactaaaattattttaaaatactttgtATTTccagataattttttatttggggaaaaggaaacaaagttgaagaattatttttaaacaattttttcattttaagattttttttttttttttctttcacttggtaaatatttcataattttaaaaattattatatattatttaatttatattattttaatacttatcattataaaaataaatatgcacttaaatatttataaaaataaacattatatattttttgtaaaaaatttcataaagcTTACAGTTGGTCTGCTAGTGGTAGCaatctctattttttattgctGCCTTTTAGGCTTGATTTCTCATACTCCTCTTTTCTACGTATACCCATCCCACATTGAAAACCTATACAAGCATTTCCCCCCATAAATTACATATGAGCTTGGAATAGAAATTAGTTACTTATAATGTGGCCCATCAAAATAAATGTATTTGGGCTGTACAGCTCTTAGGGCTACAAAAGGTGTTAATTTTGCCgattcaattttgaaaacatttaaaatcaataaagagGGGTTCACATtacaaaaatattcttaatttttgtgTATTCTTCGATAAAAAACTCTATGTATTTTCAATGAAGTTGAGATCGTACaacatattattaatttaaggCATTGACATACATTATCTGtacaaaaatattcttaatttttgtgTATTCTTCGATAAAAAACTCTATGTATTTTCAATGAAGTTGAGATCGTACAACATATTCTTAATTTGACTTGACTTAAAGGCACAGACATACATTCTCTAtacaaaaatattcttaatttgtgTATTCTTCAATAAAGAACTCTATGTATTTTCAATGAAGTTGATATCGTACAACATATTCTTAATTTGACTTGACTTAAAGGCACAGACATACATTCTATAtacaaaaatattcttaatttgtgTATTCGTCAATGAAGAACTCTATGTATTTTCAATGAAGTTGAGATCGTACAACATATATATTCGTAATTTGACTTGACTTAGAGGCACTAACATCTTCCTCCTAAATTCATTGTATGTGTAAATGGCATCTTCTTCCCAAATTCAGTGTATGTGTAAATGAAAGAGAGTTGATTCAAAGATCCAAACAatcttttacttttaaaattttatgaaccCAATCtatgattttctatttaaagAAATCGATAATAAAGTAAATTCAACcaaaaattacatatatatctataatatataatatctattaGTTATATTAccaacttaattttattatagagTAGCATACCACATCTATGAAGTTCATAAGTGAGCTACTTAGTAATGCTATGAGAAGGTTATACAATAGCTATATACATTCATCTCCTCGGGTTAGAATAATATGACTTGACATAGATTGCAATAATGTAATTTAAATAGGTCTATTATAATAGTATTTTAAAGCTTTTTGGATCATAATGTTTGATAGGCTTTTTGGTTTGGGccaaaatttaacattttaaaaaataattattggtttttattattaaatcgAATTGAAACCAAATGGACTTTATTGTtactaaactaaattaaatgttatttttaatattaaaaaaaattaaatattttgattttttctattcaataaaaaaatttaaaaataagtagtaaattaataataaaaaatgaacaatttAAAATCCTagcaaaaagttttaaaaaaataataaacaagacGTAAGTTAATTTTCTTTGAGTGTGGCATGACTTCCCTCTAGATAAGGGATTGGAAGTAGAAGGAATAATTATTGACAAGGATGTTTTGATCAGTAGCTATGGCTTCTCACCCAGAAATATACAATTGATTTTCCAAGTGCTTGTGAATGCCAGGATATGTCCTTCCATGTAATACCCCAACCCAAGATTTTGTCAGCTTTGTAAAGTACGAAGAataactattttatgttttttattttttgtctggGCTTATTAATAATTCCCTGATTGGGCTTTTAATTCATGACTAAAAAATTTGGGCCAAAACTTCCAAAGGTTAGCCTCCAACGTTTCAAATTGGGATGGCAATATGGGTCAACTTTATCCAAAACTTATCCAGTTTATTTATACCCATTCTCATCCGATccatacataaaaataaaataaaataaaataatcgcccaaaattttaaaaaaataaatgggacAAGGTAATATTaggaaattttcatatttgccccatttgatttttttttattttgaaaattttaaattatattaaaaataaatataatttataaaaaaataaatattataactttttattattcatttgtatGAAAAgtataagaatttatttatatatgctAAAAAGaggtgaaaatgaaaaaataaaataactttttatttaatattatgtatAATAATTAGGACAAGACAAacttgggttttaaaaaaaatttatcaaactcatttcaaattcatcaCTTTAAAGGAGGGGTATCCCAAAAACGTCTTATTGTCATCCCTAGATCCAAATCTTGTATATCATGTCAGTTTCCTAATTATTACTATagtggacaaaaaaaaaaaaaaaaaaaaaaaaaacaaagagaaggaATGAGAAGTGGCACAACTAATGTGGTTGAGAAAGTTAGACAAAGTAGATAAGATGGTGATCAATTTGACTCACATAGCAGGTCTCTCATCTATTGTagattttttaatcatttttcttttcttttaagtgAAAGATTAGTAATTAGAGGGTTGGAGTTcacttattttttctaaattttatggTTTTGGCTCAAAGACTAATGAAAGATTTGAAGGTTCTAAGGATTTCCATGAAGATCAAGTAGAATACCTATCAAATTGATGATAAGAATTGCATTATGAATCTAAAATTATttgactaattaaaaaaatagagagaaaatattttgaagcaAAAAAGTAAGAAATGAATCTAAATTAGTAGTATATATGACTATCGAGTGGTTGACAAATAAGCTACAAATTATGGTAATAAGAAAACACTGGTGTCATAAAAATATGCAACTTATGAATCTAGGCATTGTTAAAAGATAGTTGAAAAATATAGTTTTGAGtgttagagaaaaaaaaataaagactaaATAAATTTGTTCAATATTATATCTACATATGGATGTAGGGTTAGCATTACTAGTTTTATATATGCTTTCcaatttgttttctatattacATATTGCCAAATTACTCTACTATTTGTATCTTTGGCTCTAAAGCTTATGCAACACCTATGGCCTCTAGAATCGTGCTCTTTATTAATTAAAGGGCGCACTCCTCTCTCGAACCCTACTCCATATATAAATCTTGTTGGGTTTTATAGTATTGCACCATTACATGCCTTCACATTTCTTTTAATGTTGATAATTTATGTCAATTCATTCCTGCTCTAACTCACATTCACTTTTAGATAGTTAAATGACTTCTTTGGTATCATAAGGGGGCTGTTTATTTCATGATCTTACCCTTCATGTAGCCGGTTTTTTGGATCTTTTGTTCATTTTGATACATGCTAGGATGGTTGCTCGAAGAATCGTTGGAGTACAAAGGCTATTGTGCTTTCTTTGGAAATAGTTTTGCCTCTTGATATGCTAGCAAACAGAAGGCGGTCTCTCAATCTAGTATTGCTTTTGAATAACATAGTTGCATTTGAATACTATGTCATTTGCAAATACTACCTAAAAATTGGTTTGAATTCAATTCATGTTTTATAAGTGAAGGTTCCCTTATTCCATACACCTTTTATATTGTGTGACAATTTAAGTTCAACCTATTTGGTTATGAACCCTGTTTCACATTCTCATATCAAATATGCGGATATTGACTTCCCCTTATGCATAATCGAGTACTTCAACAAATCATTAGATGTCAAGTTCGTGTCTTTTGCTCATCCATTGGTAGATGCTATAACTAAGCCTCTACCTACTCAAATTCTTAGGTCTTTATCCCAAGCTCTTAGTTCTTCCACGACCTTGAGCTTGTAAGGAATGTCAGAATATAGGTCAACTAGCTCAAAACATTCTTTTTATCTtgttataatgaaaattatagaATCTTGTTGGAGTAAATTATGTAATAACCAAAAGTGGTAATAACTGGGAATGAGTTCTTTGAAAGAGGGCAtccaaagaaggaaaaataccCTCATGTTCTTTTAGCATATGAGTATGTAGATTGcacataatattatatatagatatgaagttataattatatatatataaaagaaaaggagtACAAGTGcatagggatggcaatggggtggTTTGGGATGGGTCGTCTTATCTTAATCCCTtcccgtttattcaaaataattttgatttttgtcccaattaaaaaattaaacggaaTGGGTGGTGGTATAAATTAGGACAATGTGAGACAGGACAAGACAATATTTGAAACCACCTTGAAcctattttgggtttttaaaaatttcaaacctatcaataacctatttatttaaatttcaaactcgcCCCATTAAAAGCAAGGAAGAGTAGCTACCCGAAAAAATCCATCCATTGTCATCCCTACAAGtgcatattaaataaattaatgtggtGGTTCTAATGGAGACATGCTTAGAATATGATATAATGGGAGTATgagtatatatgaaaaacatagAAGAATATAGAACGTATGAATAAATGTAACTTTTGAGTGTGAGATCATAACAAATTGGGTGcagcatataaaaatatattgctTTAAGAATTCTGGTGGGCTGAATGTTTTGGTATAGGAATTATTGGAGAGAATATGGAAtgcaaaaatatgaaatattttggaTAAATGAAAACTCACTTGTTGATACAAAATCTGGGTTAAGAggatatacaaaaatataagcaTGGTTGGTGGTTGTAGAATTCCAAATTGAAGTGCAGCACCTTAATATTTTTGGACAAGAGGTATAAATAGGAGTCATACCTAGAACATAGTGTAAATATACAGTGTCAAAAgtagtaaataattttaaacatatatactatatttgattatatgtttaaaaaaataattttctcgtATTTAGTTTCATCATAGAAAATACGGAAAAaagatcaaatataattaaaattaattaaaaatttaaatattttaaaattatttcatatttacatagaaggagaaaatgaatgaaactagtttgaattaatatattaaaatgaattaatgattataaatttattttttatttttcttcattattttttttttattttacttttcctctattttttctctctcgtgttttcccttcaattttccataaaccaaacatagctataatattataatagctttgttttaaaataaacattcaaTTTGAATTTCCTAATATAACCTAATgggaatttaatttattttactattttgcattaatttatgaaatatctatttttctgtccaaatttagaaaaaatttgtttgtat
This window contains:
- the LOC117909383 gene encoding uncharacterized protein LOC117909383 encodes the protein MGQILSVIIRWLWGEKDDKKKPSEKLPLISPPRFASDTNSSSSRPALPPNPFTSPPSLESYRDYALQTNLRTHPPPPVSSSSNSSSSPFSHSKTSSASRLQPTLQTHHQLNSSSCGFSIATVSSPVQPKLETPQQLSSSSCSQSSTTHFYPKLVQTHQPLNLSSCGLSSTTVSSPVQPKLETHQQLSSSSCSQSSTTYFYPKPVQAPQPLSSNSCGLSRPSGTSHAQPKIQTHPSLLSSSCSHSSVSGASHFQPNPVTLPLSSVPSSNSGINGASQRNSLGFPLSLDSRSNSRSDDALDLLIPAKFKVQVVGDEKQVSARLHHYDIIEENEERTRGAVGKNWWDYSSCEEDLEEGKLGVRWIKHYSSEYKILLVGEGDFSFSAALAVAFASATNITATSLDSIEFLSTNYRHALSNIDTLRSLGAKVMHDVDATKMAHVFPFNCMRFDRVVYNFPLAGFFPNASREDKIRRNQMLVQLFLENAKKMIHIDGEIHITHKSNGFFYEWNLEFLASRVGLRLIEEEPFNFMDYPGYRTKYGFGGDNNFNCNPSRTYKFGPKKLNENVWM